Proteins from one Lacrimispora sphenoides genomic window:
- the glmS gene encoding glutamine--fructose-6-phosphate transaminase (isomerizing): MCGIIGYTGPLDSKRILLDGLSQLEYRGYDSAGIALFMENSHTRLIRHIGKVSNLKEECKGITEVSHCGLGHTRWATHGGVTTQNTHPHQAGRITLVHNGIIENYHQLTLDFHLEGKLRSETDSEVAAWVLESIYQGDPVEAISKFTAYLKGSYSFCVMFEDHPGDIFAIRNISPLVVAYTRSGSFVASDLTALIPYTRQYFVVPENQIVKLTSYKVHLYNLEQQEEVPELMEVNWNMDAAMKNGFPHFMLKEIHEQPAALKNTILPRLVKGLPDFGDDGIPDTVLKQCSQVHIVACGTAMHAGMVARALMEPLLRIPVTVSIASEFLYEDPLIDRNTLVIIISQSGETIDTLAALRLAKACGAATLSVVNVKGSTIARESDYVLYTHAGPEIAVASTKAYSVQLAALYMVCCRMAFVRGNYDHEEAEDFIKKLLDAIPAMEAMIEKKDEVKALVTHLINKPDAFFIGRGLDYAFSLEGALKLKEISYIHAEAYAAGELKHGTIALITDQVPVIAIATQEKIFSKTISNIREVKARGAFVILLTKEKSKIEPGIADVQINIPEIGDRFTVFPIAVVLQLIAYYASVGKDLDVDQPRNLAKSVTVE, encoded by the coding sequence ATGTGTGGAATTATTGGATATACAGGACCATTAGACTCTAAAAGAATATTGCTTGATGGATTGTCCCAACTGGAATACCGGGGGTATGACAGCGCAGGTATTGCTCTTTTTATGGAGAATTCTCATACCCGTCTGATCAGACATATAGGAAAAGTATCTAATTTAAAGGAAGAATGCAAAGGAATCACAGAGGTATCCCATTGTGGTCTTGGACATACCAGATGGGCAACCCACGGAGGTGTAACGACCCAGAATACCCATCCCCATCAGGCCGGGCGGATTACTCTGGTTCATAACGGCATTATAGAAAATTATCATCAGCTCACTCTGGATTTTCATCTGGAGGGAAAACTCCGCTCTGAAACAGACAGCGAGGTGGCTGCCTGGGTTCTGGAGAGCATTTATCAGGGAGATCCGGTGGAAGCTATTTCAAAATTTACTGCTTATTTAAAAGGGTCTTACAGCTTTTGCGTGATGTTTGAGGATCATCCCGGTGATATCTTTGCAATCCGTAACATCAGCCCCCTGGTGGTAGCCTATACAAGATCCGGTTCTTTTGTAGCTTCGGATTTAACTGCCCTCATTCCATATACCAGGCAGTATTTTGTAGTTCCTGAGAATCAAATTGTAAAACTCACCTCTTATAAGGTACATCTCTATAACCTGGAACAGCAGGAAGAAGTACCGGAGCTGATGGAGGTAAACTGGAACATGGATGCAGCCATGAAGAACGGATTCCCCCATTTTATGCTGAAAGAGATCCACGAACAGCCGGCGGCCCTAAAGAACACCATATTGCCGCGCCTGGTTAAGGGGCTGCCGGACTTTGGCGATGACGGCATACCGGATACAGTGCTGAAACAGTGTTCTCAGGTTCATATCGTGGCCTGCGGTACTGCCATGCACGCAGGGATGGTGGCAAGGGCTCTTATGGAGCCGCTTCTTCGGATCCCTGTTACAGTTTCCATTGCTTCTGAATTCCTATATGAAGATCCGCTCATTGATCGTAATACTCTGGTCATCATCATATCCCAGTCAGGGGAGACCATTGATACCCTGGCGGCTTTGCGGCTGGCGAAGGCCTGCGGTGCTGCTACTCTTTCTGTGGTCAATGTAAAAGGCTCTACCATTGCCAGGGAAAGCGATTATGTTCTATATACTCATGCAGGCCCGGAAATCGCGGTTGCCAGCACAAAAGCATATTCTGTTCAACTTGCAGCCCTTTATATGGTATGCTGCCGGATGGCCTTTGTCCGGGGAAATTATGACCATGAGGAAGCCGAGGACTTTATAAAAAAGCTGCTTGATGCCATACCGGCCATGGAGGCTATGATTGAAAAAAAGGATGAGGTAAAGGCTTTAGTAACACACTTAATCAATAAGCCGGACGCCTTTTTTATCGGGCGTGGCCTTGACTACGCCTTCTCATTGGAAGGGGCTTTGAAATTAAAAGAAATTTCCTATATTCATGCGGAAGCCTATGCTGCGGGGGAATTAAAACACGGGACTATCGCTCTTATAACAGATCAGGTTCCGGTTATAGCCATTGCAACACAGGAGAAGATTTTTTCAAAAACCATCTCCAATATCCGGGAGGTAAAAGCAAGAGGTGCGTTTGTGATTTTATTAACAAAGGAGAAATCAAAGATTGAGCCTGGGATTGCTGATGTTCAGATCAATATTCCGGAGATCGGCGACCGGTTCACGGTATTTCCAATCGCAGTTGTGCTTCAGCTTATTGCTTATTATGCTTCTGTAGGAAAGGATCTGGATGTGGATCAGCCTAGGAATCTGGCAAAGTCTGTGACGGTTGAGTAA
- a CDS encoding phosphopentomutase: MKKRLIVIVLDGFGIGAMEDARLARPGDEKANTLRSILKDYPDLKLPALEKLGLMNAYGEESASMKFSPEANSGSCELMHFGADTFMGHQEIMGTLPKKPEVHPFQEKADTVKAHLEANGHQVQVIERQGLRYLLVDQYVTVADNLEADLGMCYNVTAPLDLISFEEEYAIAKKVREVVTVGRVIVFGGTGNTMEDLWNAEEVKEGRFIGIASAKSKSYDHGYQCRHLGYGVDQNVQAPTILTKAGYDCTLIGKVADIVSNDRGLSISCVPTQEVMDLTFRETVAMNQGFLCTNVQETDLAGHSQSTMVYKKILEIADQGISRLLPELTSQDILVIMADHGNDPNIGHSKHTRECVPLLVYKEGITGRRLGRRKTLSDIGATVCDYFGTDAPQNGESFLSVLKN; encoded by the coding sequence ATGAAAAAAAGATTGATTGTCATCGTTTTGGATGGATTCGGCATTGGAGCCATGGAAGATGCACGTCTTGCCAGGCCGGGAGATGAAAAGGCTAATACCCTTAGGAGCATTCTGAAAGACTACCCTGATTTAAAACTCCCGGCACTGGAAAAACTGGGGCTCATGAATGCCTACGGAGAGGAAAGTGCCTCCATGAAATTCTCACCTGAAGCCAATTCCGGAAGCTGCGAGCTCATGCATTTTGGAGCAGATACGTTTATGGGCCATCAGGAAATTATGGGAACACTTCCGAAGAAACCAGAAGTCCATCCCTTTCAGGAGAAAGCAGATACAGTAAAAGCACACCTGGAGGCAAATGGACATCAGGTACAGGTCATAGAACGGCAGGGGCTGCGCTATTTACTGGTAGACCAGTACGTAACCGTAGCAGATAATCTGGAAGCGGATTTAGGGATGTGTTACAATGTAACGGCTCCATTGGATCTGATCTCCTTTGAAGAGGAGTATGCCATAGCCAAAAAGGTAAGGGAAGTAGTAACCGTAGGCCGCGTGATTGTGTTTGGCGGAACCGGAAATACCATGGAAGACCTCTGGAATGCCGAAGAGGTGAAAGAAGGCCGCTTCATCGGTATTGCGTCTGCAAAATCCAAGTCCTACGACCATGGCTACCAGTGCAGACACTTAGGCTATGGAGTGGATCAAAATGTACAGGCCCCCACGATTCTCACAAAAGCAGGGTATGACTGTACTCTGATTGGAAAAGTTGCGGACATTGTATCCAATGACAGAGGGCTGAGCATATCCTGCGTACCAACACAGGAAGTGATGGACCTTACCTTTCGGGAAACAGTAGCCATGAATCAGGGCTTTTTATGCACCAATGTGCAGGAAACAGACTTAGCCGGACATTCCCAGTCCACCATGGTTTATAAAAAGATCTTAGAAATCGCAGACCAGGGAATCAGCAGGCTTTTACCGGAGCTGACTTCTCAGGACATTCTGGTGATCATGGCCGACCATGGAAATGATCCCAATATCGGTCACAGTAAGCATACCAGGGAGTGCGTCCCCCTTCTCGTTTATAAAGAAGGAATAACAGGAAGAAGGCTGGGAAGGAGAAAAACTCTGTCTGATATTGGCGCAACCGTATGTGATTATTTTGGAACAGACGCTCCGCAAAACGGTGAATCCTTTCTGTCGGTTCTTAAAAATTGA
- a CDS encoding alanine racemase produces the protein MFLEQTLKRNPELIKASFELHQSGLIQPDSYVIDVDTFLDNASFMLREAKEKKIRLFFMLKQAGRNPYLARKLVELGYEGAVVVDYKEAKVMMDHQIPIANVGHLVQIPTAQVEEIVAYHPQMITVYSEEKISQIHQAAKKLGLSQEIILRVTNDSDMIYSGQTAGFHIDALKDLVERVKTQYPCVRIAGVTSFPCFLYEETAHDLIPTNNVDTVIHAANILKECGVPVTIVNTPSGTCTYALSKIKEMGGNCAEPGHGLTGTTPIHAYHMLEEIPCVTYVSEISHNFKGQAYCFGGGYYRRSHVKSALVGTSFDSNTKMGVIPPSDESIDYHFGLTNEGTVGDTVVMAFRYQIFVTRSDVVLIEGLKKKKPQIVGIYDSMGKKL, from the coding sequence ATGTTTTTAGAGCAGACCTTAAAACGAAACCCGGAACTGATCAAAGCCTCCTTTGAGCTTCATCAGAGCGGACTGATCCAACCGGATTCTTATGTGATAGACGTGGATACCTTTCTGGATAATGCTTCTTTCATGTTAAGAGAAGCAAAGGAGAAGAAGATCCGGTTGTTCTTCATGCTGAAGCAGGCCGGAAGAAATCCCTATCTGGCAAGGAAACTGGTAGAACTGGGCTACGAAGGGGCCGTTGTAGTGGATTATAAAGAAGCTAAAGTTATGATGGATCACCAGATCCCGATCGCAAACGTCGGGCATTTGGTACAGATTCCTACTGCCCAGGTGGAGGAGATCGTAGCATACCATCCTCAGATGATCACGGTATATTCCGAAGAAAAAATCAGTCAGATCCATCAGGCGGCAAAGAAACTGGGGCTTTCCCAGGAGATCATTCTCCGTGTTACTAACGATTCGGATATGATCTATTCAGGACAGACTGCAGGGTTTCATATTGATGCATTAAAAGATCTGGTAGAACGGGTCAAAACGCAGTATCCCTGTGTAAGAATTGCAGGTGTCACTTCTTTCCCCTGCTTTTTATATGAAGAAACCGCCCATGACCTGATCCCTACCAATAACGTGGATACCGTAATACATGCAGCTAATATTTTAAAGGAGTGTGGAGTTCCGGTAACCATCGTCAATACGCCTTCTGGCACCTGTACCTACGCTCTAAGTAAGATCAAAGAAATGGGAGGAAACTGTGCCGAACCGGGCCATGGCCTGACCGGTACAACTCCAATACATGCATACCATATGCTGGAGGAAATCCCGTGTGTTACTTATGTAAGTGAGATATCCCATAATTTTAAAGGGCAGGCTTATTGTTTCGGCGGCGGCTATTACCGGCGTTCCCACGTAAAGTCTGCTCTGGTTGGGACCTCTTTTGATAGTAATACAAAAATGGGTGTTATTCCACCTTCCGATGAAAGCATTGATTACCATTTCGGCCTGACGAATGAAGGGACGGTAGGAGATACTGTGGTCATGGCATTCCGTTATCAGATCTTTGTCACCCGGTCGGATGTGGTGCTGATTGAAGGATTGAAAAAGAAAAAACCGCAAATTGTTGGAATATATGACAGCATGGGGAAAAAGTTATGA